In Candidatus Manganitrophus morganii, the genomic window ATCCACTCCGCTCAATTTCACGCGAAGGTCGGAGCGGCCGAGAAGAGATCGGACGAATTCACGCGATATTAAATGCGGTTGAAAGATGATTGCATTCCTCACCGGAACGATTCTTGAGAAAACCCCCAGCGCCCTGATTGTCGAGGTGCATGGGATCGGATATCAGATCTCTATCCCGCTGAATACTTTTTATCGACTCCCCGAGGTGAAGGAGAGTGTCTCGCTTCACATTCACACGCACGTTCGGGAAGATGCCCTTCAACTCTACGGGTTTCTCTCGCCGCTCGAAAAGGAACTCTTTCTGCTTCTTTTGGGGATCTCCGGCGTCGGACCGAAGGTGGCCCTGGGAATCCTCTCCGGAATGGAATTGACCGAATTGGTTCAGGCCTTGCGGGACGGGAACGTCGACCGGCTCCGGGCCATCCCGGGGGTCGGGCCGAAGACGGCCGGGCGGCTGGTCCTGGAGTTGAGAGAGAAGGTCAACGCCCTGAGTCTGGCGGGCCTTCAAACCCCGGTCTCGGCCGGTTCGGAATCGGATAAGACCAAAGAGGACGCCCTCTCGGCATTGGTCAACTTGGGTTATCATCGAACCGAAGCGAAGCGGACCGTCGATAAAATCGCCGAAGAAACTGCCGACTCCGAGTCGGTGGAGGGGCTGATCAAGAAAGCGCTGAAGAAATTAGCAAAGGTGGGTTAGCGGGCGGGTCATGATGGATCGTATTTTATCGACGCAATTGAATGACGAAGAAAAGCGGATGGAGGCGAGCCTTCGACCCGCCTCGCTCGATGAATATGTCGGCCAGACGCGGATCAAGGAGAATCTCCGGATCTATATCGAGGCGGCGAAGAAGCGGGGCGATGTCCTCGACCATGTCATCTTCTACGGTCCTCCCGGTCTCGGCAAGACGACCCTGGCCAACATCATCGCGCGGGAATTGGGGGTGAATCTCAAGGCGACCTCCGGCCCGGCGGTGGAGCATCCCGGCGACTTGGCGGCGATCCTCAGCAACCTCTCCGAGGGGGATGTTTTCTTCATCGATGAAATCCACCGGCTCCACCCGGCGGTGGAAGAGGTCTTGTATCCCGCCATGGAAGATTTTCAGCTCGACCTGATCATCGGCCAGGGCCCCTCGGCCCGGACGCTGAAATTCAATCTGCCGAGATTTACGCTCATCGGCGCCACCACCCGCGCCGGTCTTCTTACCTCGCCGCTGCGCGAGCGATTCGGCGTCATCAGCCGCCTCGAATTCTACCGCCCCGAGGAGCTGGAGCAGATCGTCCTCCGCTCCGCCAAGTTGCTGAACATTACGATTGAACAGACGGCCGCGTATGAAATTGCCGCCCGGACGCGGGGAACCCCCCGGATCGCCAACCGGATCTTGCGGCGGGTCCGCGATTTTGCCGAGGTGAAATCGGACGGCCGCATTCTCCTGGAGGTCGCCCGCCAGGCGTTGTCGCAGATGGAGATCGACGCCGCCGGATTCGACGCGATGGACCGAAAATATCTTCTCCTCATGATCGAGAAATTCGGCGGCGGGCCGGTCGGCGTCGAAACCTTGGCGACCGCCCTCGGTGAAGAGCGCGAGACGCTCGAAGATGTCTACGAGCCGTTTTTGATCCAAGGGGGGTATCTCGACCGGACCGCCCGCGGGCGAATGGCGACCGACCTGGCCTATCAACATTTCGGAGTGAAGCGCCCCGAGAACACTCAGCCGAGGCTTTG contains:
- the ruvA gene encoding Holliday junction branch migration protein RuvA, whose product is MIAFLTGTILEKTPSALIVEVHGIGYQISIPLNTFYRLPEVKESVSLHIHTHVREDALQLYGFLSPLEKELFLLLLGISGVGPKVALGILSGMELTELVQALRDGNVDRLRAIPGVGPKTAGRLVLELREKVNALSLAGLQTPVSAGSESDKTKEDALSALVNLGYHRTEAKRTVDKIAEETADSESVEGLIKKALKKLAKVG
- the ruvB gene encoding Holliday junction branch migration DNA helicase RuvB, whose product is MMDRILSTQLNDEEKRMEASLRPASLDEYVGQTRIKENLRIYIEAAKKRGDVLDHVIFYGPPGLGKTTLANIIARELGVNLKATSGPAVEHPGDLAAILSNLSEGDVFFIDEIHRLHPAVEEVLYPAMEDFQLDLIIGQGPSARTLKFNLPRFTLIGATTRAGLLTSPLRERFGVISRLEFYRPEELEQIVLRSAKLLNITIEQTAAYEIAARTRGTPRIANRILRRVRDFAEVKSDGRILLEVARQALSQMEIDAAGFDAMDRKYLLLMIEKFGGGPVGVETLATALGEERETLEDVYEPFLIQGGYLDRTARGRMATDLAYQHFGVKRPENTQPRLW